A window from Aliamphritea hakodatensis encodes these proteins:
- the phbB gene encoding acetoacetyl-CoA reductase: protein MTQKIALVTGGTGGIGTAICRALADAGVKVVAGYNSGGNHEKARAWQEEQKQDGYDILVAYGDVTDEESCAACIRTVEEVAGGSVDILVNNAGITRDGTFRKMSWEQWNQVLSANLDSMFHMTRLVINPMLENGWGRVINISSVNAQKGQFGQCNYSAAKAGIHGFTKALAQEVAAKGVTVNTVSPGYVLTPMVAKIPEEVLAKIVKQIPVGRLGQPEEIGKAVTYLASDDCGYVTGSDFSINGGQHMS, encoded by the coding sequence ATGACACAAAAGATTGCGCTGGTTACAGGTGGTACGGGCGGTATTGGTACAGCTATTTGTCGTGCGCTTGCGGATGCAGGTGTAAAGGTGGTTGCGGGTTACAATTCCGGCGGAAATCACGAGAAAGCCAGGGCTTGGCAGGAAGAGCAAAAGCAGGACGGTTACGATATTCTGGTCGCTTATGGTGATGTAACGGACGAAGAGTCCTGTGCGGCCTGTATCCGAACGGTGGAAGAGGTTGCCGGCGGCAGTGTGGATATTCTGGTGAATAATGCCGGTATTACCCGTGACGGTACGTTCCGTAAAATGAGCTGGGAACAGTGGAACCAGGTACTGTCTGCAAACCTTGACAGTATGTTCCATATGACCCGCCTGGTTATTAACCCTATGCTGGAAAACGGCTGGGGCCGGGTTATTAACATTTCATCGGTGAATGCGCAGAAGGGCCAGTTTGGTCAGTGTAACTATTCTGCTGCCAAAGCCGGTATCCATGGTTTTACCAAGGCACTGGCGCAGGAAGTGGCTGCAAAAGGTGTGACGGTCAATACGGTCTCCCCGGGTTATGTACTGACACCGATGGTTGCCAAAATTCCGGAAGAGGTACTGGCTAAGATTGTTAAGCAGATTCCGGTCGGCCGTCTGGGGCAGCCGGAAGAAATCGGTAAAGCCGTTACCTATCTGGCCAGCGATGACTGTGGTTACGTGACAGGGTCTGACTTCTCGATTAACGGTGGTCAGCATATGTCCTGA
- a CDS encoding 16S rRNA (uracil(1498)-N(3))-methyltransferase encodes MNLILLTATDFKTENTAVLTDRRFEHIRSVHQAQEGDTLRVGKLNGDLGSAVVTSLSEHSVTLQVSCTQSPPPALPLTLIMALPRPKMLKRTLQSVTSMGVKQIYLINAYRVDKSYWSSPVLEADSLNEQLLLGLEQCVDTQLPEIHLRKRFKPFVEDELPAIAANTRALVAHPYDAAPCPIADEIPTTLAVGPEGGFIKYEVEKLREAGLQAMHIGPRILRVETAVPVLLARLFPI; translated from the coding sequence ATGAACCTGATACTGTTAACTGCCACAGACTTCAAAACAGAGAACACCGCTGTCCTTACAGACCGGCGTTTCGAGCACATCCGCAGTGTTCATCAGGCTCAGGAAGGCGATACGCTGAGAGTAGGCAAACTGAACGGTGATCTGGGGAGTGCTGTCGTCACTTCACTGTCGGAACACTCAGTGACATTACAGGTCAGTTGCACACAGTCTCCTCCGCCAGCACTGCCGCTGACACTTATTATGGCACTGCCACGTCCGAAGATGCTCAAACGTACTTTACAAAGCGTTACCAGCATGGGCGTTAAGCAGATCTATCTGATAAACGCGTACAGAGTCGACAAGAGTTACTGGTCATCCCCGGTGCTTGAAGCAGATAGCCTGAACGAACAGCTGTTACTCGGACTTGAACAATGCGTTGATACCCAACTTCCGGAAATTCACCTGCGTAAGCGCTTCAAACCCTTTGTTGAAGATGAACTTCCGGCAATCGCTGCCAATACCCGGGCCCTGGTTGCCCATCCTTACGATGCGGCCCCCTGCCCGATAGCCGACGAAATTCCAACGACCCTTGCAGTCGGACCGGAAGGCGGATTTATAAAATATGAAGTTGAAAAACTTCGTGAAGCAGGGCTTCAGGCTATGCACATCGGACCGCGGATCTTACGGGTAGAAACCGCCGTTCCCGTGCTCCTGGCCCGGCTGTTTCCCATCTGA
- a CDS encoding MATE family efflux transporter, translating to MRANLLTGNITGTLVRMTIPMVFGIVSLMLFNLVDSYFVSQLGTGQLAALGFTFPVSFAVISLSIGLSVGTSATLGRLIGAGEHQQAKQLTTDNLLLTTLLMVLVSSIVTQFIEPLFRLLGADSSLLPFIDAYMSVWFVGAVFYVIIMVSNSSLRAYGDTTIPGVIMAFSAILNGVLDPLFIFGWGPVPAYGIEGAAIASVLAWGVTATLAVLNLLLRKRLLLLTIVSWANCVSHWLMVMRIGFPAALSNMMTPLAAAIMTAVVAEHGAEAVAAFGVGSRLESLALIVNLALSMTLPPFLSQNFGRGNIKRVSQAYLAAMKFALVWQAVVYLFLWQFGSGIGSLFSDKEQVVELIGLWIMIVPIGFGFQAVTFLSASSFNALHQPFKAMRISIFRLFILYVPLGCAGNYLLGLEGMFYGFVLANMVTAGLAFFWVRNHLAGLQKQPVPDSP from the coding sequence GTGCGCGCGAATCTTTTGACAGGCAATATTACCGGCACGCTGGTCAGAATGACTATTCCAATGGTGTTTGGCATTGTCAGCCTGATGTTGTTTAACCTGGTTGACAGTTATTTTGTCAGTCAGTTAGGTACCGGTCAGCTTGCTGCGCTTGGTTTTACGTTTCCTGTTTCTTTTGCTGTTATCAGTTTGTCTATCGGACTGAGTGTCGGAACCTCTGCAACACTCGGAAGGCTGATCGGTGCCGGAGAGCATCAGCAGGCCAAACAGCTGACGACGGATAATCTGTTGCTGACAACGCTGTTAATGGTGCTGGTCAGCAGCATAGTGACACAGTTTATTGAGCCCCTGTTTCGCCTGTTAGGCGCGGATTCTTCACTGCTGCCTTTTATTGATGCTTATATGTCCGTGTGGTTTGTCGGGGCGGTTTTCTACGTCATTATCATGGTATCTAACAGTTCTTTGCGGGCTTACGGTGATACCACGATACCTGGCGTAATTATGGCCTTTTCTGCCATTCTCAACGGTGTGCTGGATCCGTTATTTATCTTTGGCTGGGGGCCGGTACCCGCGTATGGCATCGAAGGGGCTGCCATTGCCAGCGTGCTGGCCTGGGGAGTGACCGCAACTCTGGCCGTGCTGAATCTGTTGCTGCGTAAACGCTTGTTATTGCTCACGATTGTTTCCTGGGCAAATTGTGTTTCACACTGGCTGATGGTGATGCGAATCGGTTTTCCGGCGGCACTTTCTAATATGATGACGCCGCTGGCTGCAGCGATCATGACGGCAGTGGTTGCGGAACACGGAGCAGAGGCGGTTGCAGCGTTCGGGGTTGGCAGCAGGCTGGAATCCCTGGCGCTGATCGTTAATCTGGCTTTGTCCATGACACTGCCGCCTTTTTTAAGTCAGAATTTCGGCCGGGGGAACATTAAACGTGTATCTCAGGCCTACCTTGCTGCGATGAAATTTGCGCTGGTATGGCAGGCAGTTGTGTACCTGTTCCTGTGGCAGTTTGGCAGCGGTATTGGCAGTCTGTTCAGCGATAAAGAGCAGGTTGTTGAGTTGATTGGTCTGTGGATTATGATTGTCCCGATTGGCTTTGGTTTTCAGGCAGTTACCTTTCTTAGCGCGTCCAGTTTTAATGCGTTGCATCAGCCTTTCAAAGCGATGCGAATCAGTATCTTCCGACTCTTTATTCTCTATGTGCCTTTAGGCTGTGCCGGTAATTATCTGTTGGGCCTTGAAGGGATGTTTTATGGCTTTGTTTTAGCCAATATGGTCACCGCCGGTCTGGCGTTTTTCTGGGTGCGTAATCACCTTGCAGGCTTGCAGAAACAGCCGGTGCCGGATTCACCCTAA
- a CDS encoding DUF4856 domain-containing protein, protein MKLKSLALAVTFATSGMLASQATLADSHKVYADFPVTVKDYNGDKKSSVSYGGQIARHALHNSLKKLTGKGNGSANPELETQMLAYFAGKDAGRAIIDPASKEGFKVKQSQIDELSKKKNLAGKTYKGAVNGWPGNMTGAEVIEFMIKKAAATNKGFDPLTGLDYTQLISKFAMGAVFYNQAVDNYLDEKLEAGNKPNGKAYKEGTPYTGKEHVWDEAFGYFGVPAHALTMDAKTAYAIAKGKKDVFKAADANNDGMIDLKTEMTFAHGYYAANADKGGKSDYMHTITKAFIDGRELITSANGEDLTAQQREALMGYAKTIKTNWEKVIAEAAFKYAGSVYKDAIALQAAVESNADIEKLYRKYAKHWGELKGFAMSLQTGGKDLGETAVQLNRLIGYSPVLLGNTQISGIDAKGNYQQSNSVSLNEYALNMLKVQQLLKDKFSLVANNNDQLANLSDLADKLGSADSAEND, encoded by the coding sequence GTGAAACTTAAATCTCTCGCATTAGCAGTTACTTTCGCTACCTCTGGTATGCTTGCTTCCCAGGCAACTCTGGCTGACAGCCACAAAGTTTATGCGGACTTCCCAGTTACCGTTAAAGACTATAACGGCGATAAGAAAAGCTCTGTTTCCTACGGCGGCCAGATTGCACGTCACGCCCTGCACAACTCGCTGAAAAAACTGACAGGCAAAGGCAACGGCTCTGCCAACCCTGAGCTGGAAACTCAGATGCTGGCTTACTTTGCAGGTAAAGATGCTGGCCGTGCCATCATTGATCCAGCTTCAAAAGAAGGCTTTAAAGTTAAGCAGTCTCAGATCGATGAGCTTTCTAAAAAGAAAAATCTGGCAGGTAAAACCTACAAGGGCGCTGTAAACGGCTGGCCTGGCAACATGACCGGTGCTGAAGTTATCGAATTCATGATCAAGAAAGCTGCAGCGACTAATAAAGGCTTTGATCCGCTGACCGGCCTGGACTACACCCAGCTGATTTCCAAGTTTGCAATGGGCGCTGTCTTCTACAACCAGGCAGTTGATAACTATCTGGATGAGAAACTGGAAGCAGGTAACAAACCTAACGGTAAAGCCTACAAAGAAGGCACACCTTACACCGGTAAAGAGCACGTTTGGGATGAAGCTTTTGGCTACTTCGGTGTACCGGCACATGCCCTGACGATGGACGCTAAAACCGCTTACGCCATTGCTAAAGGTAAGAAAGACGTATTCAAAGCCGCTGATGCCAACAACGATGGCATGATCGACCTGAAAACAGAAATGACTTTTGCCCACGGTTACTATGCAGCTAATGCAGACAAAGGCGGCAAGTCTGACTACATGCATACCATCACCAAAGCATTCATTGATGGCCGTGAGCTGATCACGTCTGCAAACGGTGAAGACCTGACTGCTCAGCAGCGTGAAGCTCTTATGGGTTACGCGAAAACCATCAAAACTAACTGGGAAAAAGTCATTGCTGAAGCAGCATTTAAATATGCCGGTTCTGTTTACAAAGATGCGATCGCCCTGCAGGCAGCAGTTGAAAGCAATGCTGATATCGAAAAGCTGTACCGCAAGTACGCCAAGCACTGGGGCGAGCTGAAAGGCTTCGCTATGTCATTGCAAACCGGCGGAAAAGACCTGGGCGAAACAGCGGTTCAGCTGAACCGTCTGATCGGTTACAGCCCGGTTCTGCTGGGTAACACTCAGATTTCCGGTATCGATGCCAAAGGTAACTACCAGCAGTCTAACTCTGTATCTCTGAACGAGTACGCACTGAACATGCTGAAAGTACAGCAGCTGCTGAAAGACAAGTTCAGCCTGGTAGCCAACAACAACGATCAGTTGGCAAACCTGTCTGACCTGGCCGACAAGCTGGGTTCTGCTGACAGCGCTGAAAACGACTGA